From a single Oncorhynchus nerka isolate Pitt River linkage group LG11, Oner_Uvic_2.0, whole genome shotgun sequence genomic region:
- the LOC115136732 gene encoding RNA polymerase II-associated factor 1 homolog isoform X1, with product MAPTIQTQAQRDSDGHRSRSSSHRTVPERSGVVCRVKYCNSLPDIPFDPKFITYPFDQHRFVQYKATSLEKQHKHELLTEPDLGVTIDLINPDTYRVDPSILLDPADEKLLEEDITAPSSSKRSQQHAKVVPWMRKTEYISTEFNRYGVSNEKVEVKIGVSVKQQFTEEEIYKDRDSQIAAIEKTFEDAQKPIAQHYSKPRVTPVEVMPVFPDFKMWINPCAQVIFDSDPAPKDMSAPQGVEMMSQAMIRGMMDEEGNQFVAYFLPNEETIRKRKRDVDEELDYMPDDLYDYKIAREYNWNVKNKASKGYEENYFFIFRDGDGVYYNELETRVRLSKRRAKAGAQSTTNAVLVCKHRDMNDKELEAQDARKAQLENHEPEDEEEDMDLGKLQDSGDEKEKGSESEADNSDSDSDREDEDGKRSGAENDDEEGAKRRRKASGSGSESGEEEVKLADEVEIFGSDDDSDDDDNEPKNGAARSSGEEGSGSEEEKRSHRERSRSEEEKRSHRERSGSVSPAHSSGSDHSEGGRAQSGSGSEQASDSSDGSDSE from the exons ATGGCTCCAACTATACAGACACAAGCCCAGCGAGACTCAGACGGTCACAGGT CTAGGAGTTCATCACACAGAACTGTTCCAGAGAG GTCCGGCGTGGTCTGCCGGGTAAAGTACTGCAATAGCCTGCCTGACATCCCATTTGATCCCAAATTCATCACATATCCATTTGACCAGCACAG GTTTGTGCAGTACAAGGCTACATCATTAgagaagcaacacaaacatgagCTGCTGACTGAGCCTGACCTTGGCGTCACCATCGACCTCATTAACCCAGACACCTACCGTGTCGACCCCAGCA TTCTTCTTGATCCAGCTGATGAGAAATTATTGGAGGAAGACATCACAGCTCCATCCAGCTCGAAAAG ATCTCAGCAGCACGCCAAGGTGGTCCCGTGGATGAGGAAAACTGAGTACATCTCTACAGAGTTCAACAGATATGGTGTCTCCAATGAGAAAGTGGAAGTCAA GATCGGTGTGTCTGTCAAACAGCAGTTCACAGAGGAGGAGATATACAAGGATAGGGACAGCCAGATTGCTGCTATTGAAAAGACCTTTGAGGATGCACAGAAACCG aTTGCCCAGCACTACAGTAAACCCAGAGTCACTCCTGTGGAGGTGATGCCTGTGTTCCCTGACTTCAAG ATGTGGATCAACCCGTGTGCTCAGGTAATCTTCGACTCTGATCCTGCGCCTAAAGACATGTCAGCACCCCAGGGTGTGGAGATGATGTCACAGGCCATGATTAG AGGTATGATGGATGAGGAAGGAAACCAGTTTGTGGCCTACTTCCTGCCCAATGAGGAAACGATTCGCAAGCGCAAGAGAGACGTGGATGAGGAGCTGGACTACATGCCTGATGATCT GTATGACTATAAAATAGCCAGGGAGTACAATTGGAACGTGAAGAACAAAGCCAGCAAGGGCTATGAGGAGAACTACTTCTTTATCTTTAGAGACGGAGATGGAGTCTACTACAATGAGCTGGAGACCAG AGTGAGGCTGAGTAAGAGGAGAGCTAAGGCTGGAGCCCAGTCTACTACAAACGCTGTGCTGGTGTGTAAGCACAGAGACATGAACGACAAGGAGCTGGAAGCACAG GATGCGCGTAAGGCTCAGCTGGAGAACCATGAACCAGAGGATGAAGAAGAGGACATGGACTTGGGTAAACTGCAGGACTCTG GTGATGAGAAGGAGAAAGGCAGCGAGAGTGAGGCAGACAACTCTGACAGTGACTCTGACAGGGAGGATGAGGATGGAAAGCGGAGTGGAGCCGAGAATGATGACGAGGAGGGAGCGAAACGGAGGAGGAAGGCCAGTGGTAGTGGCAGTGAGAGTGGCGAGGAGGAGGTCAAGCTGGCGGATGAGGTGGAGATCTTCGGTAGCGATGACGACAGTGATGACGATGACAACGAGCCCAAGAATGGAGCAGCCCGGAGCAGTGGGGAGGAGGGCAGTGGGagcgaggaggagaagaggagccaTAGGGAGAGGAGTAGGagcgaggaggagaagaggagccaTAGGGAGAGGAGTGGCAGCGTGTCTCCGGCCCACAGTAGCGGTAGTGACCACTCAGAGGGTGGCCGTGCCCAGAGCGGGAGTGGCAGTGAGCAGGCCTCAGATTCCAGCGATGGCAGTGACAGTGAATAA
- the LOC115136732 gene encoding RNA polymerase II-associated factor 1 homolog isoform X2: protein MAPTIQTQAQRDSDGHRSSSHRTVPERSGVVCRVKYCNSLPDIPFDPKFITYPFDQHRFVQYKATSLEKQHKHELLTEPDLGVTIDLINPDTYRVDPSILLDPADEKLLEEDITAPSSSKRSQQHAKVVPWMRKTEYISTEFNRYGVSNEKVEVKIGVSVKQQFTEEEIYKDRDSQIAAIEKTFEDAQKPIAQHYSKPRVTPVEVMPVFPDFKMWINPCAQVIFDSDPAPKDMSAPQGVEMMSQAMIRGMMDEEGNQFVAYFLPNEETIRKRKRDVDEELDYMPDDLYDYKIAREYNWNVKNKASKGYEENYFFIFRDGDGVYYNELETRVRLSKRRAKAGAQSTTNAVLVCKHRDMNDKELEAQDARKAQLENHEPEDEEEDMDLGKLQDSGDEKEKGSESEADNSDSDSDREDEDGKRSGAENDDEEGAKRRRKASGSGSESGEEEVKLADEVEIFGSDDDSDDDDNEPKNGAARSSGEEGSGSEEEKRSHRERSRSEEEKRSHRERSGSVSPAHSSGSDHSEGGRAQSGSGSEQASDSSDGSDSE, encoded by the exons ATGGCTCCAACTATACAGACACAAGCCCAGCGAGACTCAGACGGTCACAG GAGTTCATCACACAGAACTGTTCCAGAGAG GTCCGGCGTGGTCTGCCGGGTAAAGTACTGCAATAGCCTGCCTGACATCCCATTTGATCCCAAATTCATCACATATCCATTTGACCAGCACAG GTTTGTGCAGTACAAGGCTACATCATTAgagaagcaacacaaacatgagCTGCTGACTGAGCCTGACCTTGGCGTCACCATCGACCTCATTAACCCAGACACCTACCGTGTCGACCCCAGCA TTCTTCTTGATCCAGCTGATGAGAAATTATTGGAGGAAGACATCACAGCTCCATCCAGCTCGAAAAG ATCTCAGCAGCACGCCAAGGTGGTCCCGTGGATGAGGAAAACTGAGTACATCTCTACAGAGTTCAACAGATATGGTGTCTCCAATGAGAAAGTGGAAGTCAA GATCGGTGTGTCTGTCAAACAGCAGTTCACAGAGGAGGAGATATACAAGGATAGGGACAGCCAGATTGCTGCTATTGAAAAGACCTTTGAGGATGCACAGAAACCG aTTGCCCAGCACTACAGTAAACCCAGAGTCACTCCTGTGGAGGTGATGCCTGTGTTCCCTGACTTCAAG ATGTGGATCAACCCGTGTGCTCAGGTAATCTTCGACTCTGATCCTGCGCCTAAAGACATGTCAGCACCCCAGGGTGTGGAGATGATGTCACAGGCCATGATTAG AGGTATGATGGATGAGGAAGGAAACCAGTTTGTGGCCTACTTCCTGCCCAATGAGGAAACGATTCGCAAGCGCAAGAGAGACGTGGATGAGGAGCTGGACTACATGCCTGATGATCT GTATGACTATAAAATAGCCAGGGAGTACAATTGGAACGTGAAGAACAAAGCCAGCAAGGGCTATGAGGAGAACTACTTCTTTATCTTTAGAGACGGAGATGGAGTCTACTACAATGAGCTGGAGACCAG AGTGAGGCTGAGTAAGAGGAGAGCTAAGGCTGGAGCCCAGTCTACTACAAACGCTGTGCTGGTGTGTAAGCACAGAGACATGAACGACAAGGAGCTGGAAGCACAG GATGCGCGTAAGGCTCAGCTGGAGAACCATGAACCAGAGGATGAAGAAGAGGACATGGACTTGGGTAAACTGCAGGACTCTG GTGATGAGAAGGAGAAAGGCAGCGAGAGTGAGGCAGACAACTCTGACAGTGACTCTGACAGGGAGGATGAGGATGGAAAGCGGAGTGGAGCCGAGAATGATGACGAGGAGGGAGCGAAACGGAGGAGGAAGGCCAGTGGTAGTGGCAGTGAGAGTGGCGAGGAGGAGGTCAAGCTGGCGGATGAGGTGGAGATCTTCGGTAGCGATGACGACAGTGATGACGATGACAACGAGCCCAAGAATGGAGCAGCCCGGAGCAGTGGGGAGGAGGGCAGTGGGagcgaggaggagaagaggagccaTAGGGAGAGGAGTAGGagcgaggaggagaagaggagccaTAGGGAGAGGAGTGGCAGCGTGTCTCCGGCCCACAGTAGCGGTAGTGACCACTCAGAGGGTGGCCGTGCCCAGAGCGGGAGTGGCAGTGAGCAGGCCTCAGATTCCAGCGATGGCAGTGACAGTGAATAA
- the LOC115136734 gene encoding serine/threonine-protein kinase TAO1, with amino-acid sequence MPNTSRAGSLKDPDVAELFFKEDPEKLFSDLREIGHGSFGAVYFARDVRTTEVVAIKKMSYSGKQSNEKWQDIIKEVKFLQRIQHPNSIEYKGCYLREHTAWLVMEYCLGSASDVLEVHKKPLQEMEIAAITHGALQGLAYLHSHNMIHRDIKAGNVLLTEPGQVKLADFGSASIVSPANSFVGTPYWMAPEVILAMDEGQYDGKIDIWSLGITCIELAERKPPLFNMNAMSALYHIAQNESPTLQSSEWTDYFRNFVDSCLQKFPQDRPNSEELLNHAFVQRERPDSVLMDLILRTKVAVRELDNLQYRKMKKILFQEAHNGPAAEAQDGDEEEPENSGRTGTVSSVGSNQSIPSMSISASSQSSSVNSLTDAGDDKSELDMMEGDHTVMSNSSVIHLKPEEETTYREESEPNSRPPTEPQSPPAHTPRPKHHRNREHFATIRTASLVTRQMKEHEQDSELREQMSGYKRMRRQHQKHLMALENKLKAEMDEHRLRLDKELENQRNSFAQEMEKLIKKHQAAMEKDAKTFSNDEKKFQQHIQSQQKKELNSFLESQKREYKLRKEQLKEELNENQSTPKKEKQEWLSKQKENFQHFQAEEEANLLRRQRQYLELECRRFKRRILIARHNVEQDLVREELNKRQTQKDLEHAMLLRHHESMQELEFRQVNTIQKMRAELIRLQHQTELTNQQEYNKRRERELRRKHVMEVRQQPKSLKSKELQIKKQFQDTCKIQTRQYKALRNHLLESTPKSDHKAVLKRLKEEQTRKLAILAEQYDHSINEMLSTQALRLDEAQEAQCQVLRMQLQQELELLNAYQSKIKMQTDAQHDRERKDLEQRVSLRRALLEQKIEEEMLALQNERSERIRSLLERQAREIEAFDSESMRLGFNNMVLSNLSPEAFSHSFPGAPGSWAHPQTQHHSGGSQGPHWGSGGSGHQGSHHQHHYHSGQGGSPMQQAWSQGMQGGGGPQPWGHPSAVPLGARGSGGVQNSPQALSRTASGGRSEQAMSRSTSVNSQISNGSHLSYT; translated from the exons AAATGGCAAGACATAATCAAGGAGGTGAAGTTTCTGCAGAGAATACAGCACCCAAACAGCATAGAGTATAAGGGATGCTATCTGCGAGAGCACACTGCCTGG ctGGTGATGGAATACTGTCTAGGCTCTGCCTCTGATGTCCTGGAAG TTCACAAGAAACCTCTACAAGAAATGGAAATAGCAGCGATTACCCACGGTGCTCTACAGGGGTTGGCTTACCTTCATTCCCACAACATGATTCACCG AGATATTAAGGCAGGGAACGTCTTGCTGACAGAGCCTGGCCAGGTGAAACTTGCAGATTTTGGTTCTGCCTCCATTGTCTCTCCAGCCAACTCTTTTGTGGGGACGCCATATTG GATGGCCCCAGAGGTAATCCTGGCTATGGACGAGGGTCAATATGATGGGAAGATTGACATCTGGTCTTTGGGGATAACTTGCATTGAATTAG CTGAGAGAAAACCTCCACTGTTCAATATGAATGCGATGAGTGCCTTGTATCACATAGCGCAGAATGAAAGCCCCACACTGCAGTCAAGTGAATG GACGGATTACTTCCGAAACTTTGTAGATTCTTGCCTTCAGAAATTCCCCCAAGACAGGCCCAACTCTGAGGAACTTTTAAAT CATGCGTTTGTGCAGCGGGAGCGGCCCGACTCTGTCCTGATGGACCTGATCCTGAGGACCAAGGTTGCGGTGCGGGAGTTGGACAACCTGCAGTACCGCAAGATGAAGAAGATCCTCTTCCAGGAGGCTCACAACGGCCCTGCAGCCGAGGCACAGGACGGAGACGAGGAG GAACCGGAGAACAGTGGCAGGACAGGCACAGTGAGCAGCGTTGGCAGTAACCAGTCTATCCCCAGTATGTCGATCAGCGCCAGCTCCCAGAGCAGCTCTGTCAACAGCTTGACCGACGCCGGAGATGACAAGAGTGAACTGGACATGATGGAGGGAGACCACACGGTCATGTCCAACAGCTCCGTCATTCACCTCAAACCG GAGGAGGAGACGACTTATCGCGAAGAGTCGGAACCTAACAGCCGGCCGCCCACTGAGCCCCAGTCTCCCCCTGCACACACTCCACGGCCAAAACACCACCGCAATCGCGAGCACTTTGCCACAATACGCACAGCCTCCCTG GTGACCCGTCAGATGAAGGAGCACGAGCAGGACAGTGAGCTGAGAGAGCAGATGTCAGGCTAtaagaggatgaggaggcagcacCAGAAGCACCTGATGGCCCTGGAGAACAAGCTGAAGGCTGAGATGGACGAACACCGGCTCCGTCTGGACAAAGAGCTGGAGAACCAGAGGAACAGCTTTGCCCAGGAGATGGAGAAACTCATTAAGAAGCACCAGGCCGCCATGGAGAAAGAT GCGAAGACCTTTTCCAATGATGAGAAGAAGTTCCAGCAGCACATCCAGAGCCAACAGAAGAAAGAGCTCAACAGCTTCCTAGAGTCCCAGAAACGAGAGTACAAACTCCGCAAGGAGCAGCTCAAAGAG GAGTTGAATGAGAACCAGTCGACCCCTAAGAAGGAGAAGCAGGAGTGGCTCTCCAAGCAGAAGGAGAACTTCCAGCACTTCCAGGCTGAGGAGGAGGCCAACctgctgaggagacagagacaatacCTAGAGCTGGAGTGTCGACGCTTCAAGAGGAGGATCCTCATCGCTCGCCACAACGTGGAGCAGGACCTAGTGAGAGAG GAGCTGAATAAGCGTCAGACGCAGAAGGACCTGGAGCATGCCATGCTGCTGCGGCACCATGAGTCCATGCAGGAGCTGGAGTTCCGCCAGGTCAACACCATCCAGAAGATGAGGGCTGAGCTGATTCGCCTGCAGCACCAGACAGAACTCACCAACCAGCAGGAATACaacaagaggagggagagagagctccGACGCAAACACGTCATGGAGGTCCGACAACAGCCCAAGAGCCTCAAG tCCAAAGAGCTCCAGATTAAGAAACAGTTCCAAGACACATGTAAGATCCAGACCAGACAGTACAAGGCCTTGAGAAACCACCTACTGGAGAGCACACCAAAGTCTGACCACAAGGCTGTCCTGAAGCGTCTAAAGGAGGAGCAGACCCGCAAGCTGGCCATCCTGGCTGAGCAGTACGACCACTCTATCAACGAGATGCTCTCCACACAGGCT CTGCGTCTGGATGAGGCTCAGGAGGCTCAGTGCCAGGTGCTGAGGATGCAGCTGCAGCAGGAGCTGGAGCTACTCAACGCCTACCAGAGCAAGATCAAGATGCAGACGGATGCCCAGCACGACCGTGAGCGGAAGGACCTTGAGCAGAGAGTGTCGCTCCGGAGGGCCCTACTGGAGCAGAAG ATTGAGGAGGAGATGCTGGCCCTTCAGAACGAGCGTTCGGAGAGGATCCGTAGCCTGCTGGAGCGCCAGGCCAGGGAGATCGAAGCGTTCGACTCAGAGAGCATGCGTCTAGGCTTCAACAACATGGTGCTGTCCAACCTCTCCCCAGAGGCCTTTAGCCACAGCTTCCCAGGGGCCCCAGGCAGCTGGGCCCACCCCCAGACACAGCACCATTCTGGGGGCTCTCAAGGGCCACACTGGGGCAGTGGAGGGTCAGGGCACCAAGGCAGCCATCACcaacaccactatcactctggtCAAGGAGGGTCCCCCATGCAGCAAGCCTGGAGCCAAGGCATGCAGGGGGGCGGGGGTCCTCAGCCGTGGGGCCACCCCTCGGCAGTGCCCCTGGGGGCCAGAggcagtggaggagtgcagaacAGCCCCCAGGCACTGAGCAGGACAGCCTCAGGGGGGCGCAGTGAGCAGGCTATGAGCAGGAGCACCAGCGTCAACTCTCAGATATCCAACGGGTCGCACCTGTCCTACACATAG
- the LOC115136733 gene encoding glia maturation factor gamma-like, producing MLICVHVCPPLLYVLLHKRRILRVRQHPVTSNWQRSNNLNKKTISLQTRNQNKTSSRMSSSLVVCEVDESLKEKLKKFRFRKETNNAAILMKIDMAKQLVILEEEYEDISLDDLRNELPERQPRFIVYSYKYIHTDGRVSYPLCFIFSSPVGCKPEQQMMYAGSKNQLVSAAELTKVFETRNIDDLSEEWLINKLSFFR from the exons ATGCTCATATGTGTACATGTCTGCCCTCCCCTACTGTATGTGCTACTACATAAAAGGAGGATCTTGAGAGTAAGACAGCATCCTGTCACAAGCAATTGGCAGAGGAGTAACAACCTCAACAAgaagacaatatctttgcagacAAGAAACCAAAACAAGACCTCTTCTAGAATG TCAAGCTCTTTGGTTGTGTGCGAGGTGGATGAGAGTCTGAAAGAAAAATTGAAGAAGTTCAGATTTCGAAAAGAGACCAACAATGCAGCCATCTTGA TGAAAATTGACATGGCAAAACAGCTTGTGATCCTGGAGGAAGAGTATGAG GACATCTCCCTGGATGACCTGAGGAATGAACTTCCCGAACGGCAGCCAAG ATTCATTGTTTACAGCTACAAATACATCCATACAGATGGCAGGGTGTCCTACCCGCTGTGTTTCATATTCTCAAGTCCAGTGG GGTGCAAGCCTGAGCAGCAAATGATGTACGCAGGAAGCAAGAACCAACTGGTCTCCGCAGCAGAGCTCACAAAG GTTTTTGAGACGCGAAACATAGATGACTTGTCTGAAGAGTGGCTGATAAACAAACTGTCTTTCTTTCGCTGA